A portion of the Cellulophaga algicola DSM 14237 genome contains these proteins:
- the recQ gene encoding DNA helicase RecQ — protein MSLTKYKEQLHPTLKKYFGYDSFRPQQETIISSVLEQKDALVIMPTGGGKSICFQLPSLIFPKTTLVVSPLIALMKDQVDGCNANGIAAAYFNSSQSSEEQQEIITKITKSELNLIYVAPESMPALDNILNETYISCIAIDEAHCISSWGHDFRPSYQQLGFLKKKMPNTPIIALTATADKATRQDIVTQLNITKAEQFITSFDRKNISLTVRPADGRVEQILNFIDKRPKSSGIIYCLSRKTTEQLVSKLKAKGLKADAYHAGLSFDERTKVQENFIFDKTKIVCATVAFGMGIDKSNVRWVIHYNMPKNIEGYYQEIGRGGRDGLAASALLFHSYADVIQLRRFTEGASNQEVQIAKLERMKQFAEATTCRRKILLSYFGELLAENCGNCDVCKSPPQVFDGTVIAQKILSTIARVKETEATGVIIDVLRGAKNAAIIEKGLETIKTYGIGHDISWKDWQHYIIQLINQGYAEIAFQNHNALQLTAFSKNVLFNAAKVSLTKPIEALEKIGNPKEKATKKKKTGDLFERLRILRHKIALDEDIPAYLVFSDATLQAIEQFRPMTDDEFLEISGVGQRKLEVYGDLFINEIIAFNKEKKDKKTDTHKVTYELYQQGLTIDEISEKRNLKSTTVYSHIAKLYGDGKPINIYDFVTKSEVEAVKKAKIALEEPATLKPYFDHFEEQLDYFKIRLALAVLDKEK, from the coding sequence ATGTCGCTAACCAAATACAAAGAACAATTACACCCTACCTTAAAAAAATATTTTGGATACGATAGTTTCCGACCACAGCAAGAAACCATTATTTCTTCAGTTTTAGAACAAAAAGATGCTTTGGTAATTATGCCTACAGGTGGTGGAAAATCAATCTGTTTTCAATTGCCTTCTTTAATATTCCCTAAAACTACCTTGGTAGTTTCTCCTTTAATCGCGTTGATGAAAGACCAAGTAGATGGTTGTAATGCAAATGGTATTGCCGCTGCGTATTTCAATAGCAGTCAATCAAGCGAGGAGCAACAAGAGATTATAACTAAGATTACAAAATCTGAATTAAATCTAATCTATGTAGCTCCAGAAAGCATGCCTGCCTTAGATAATATATTAAATGAGACTTATATTAGTTGTATAGCTATTGATGAAGCCCATTGCATCTCTTCTTGGGGACATGATTTTAGACCTTCGTATCAGCAATTAGGTTTTTTAAAGAAAAAGATGCCGAATACGCCAATTATAGCATTAACGGCAACGGCTGACAAAGCCACACGACAAGATATTGTAACACAATTAAACATTACAAAAGCAGAACAATTTATTACTTCTTTCGATAGAAAAAATATAAGCCTTACAGTAAGACCTGCCGATGGCAGAGTAGAACAGATTCTGAATTTCATAGATAAAAGACCAAAATCTTCAGGTATTATTTATTGTTTGAGCAGAAAAACTACAGAGCAGTTAGTTAGCAAATTAAAAGCAAAAGGATTAAAAGCCGATGCCTACCATGCCGGACTTAGTTTTGACGAGCGAACAAAGGTTCAAGAAAATTTTATTTTCGATAAGACTAAAATTGTATGCGCTACCGTTGCTTTTGGTATGGGGATAGATAAGTCTAACGTACGCTGGGTGATTCACTATAATATGCCAAAAAATATAGAAGGATATTACCAAGAAATTGGGCGTGGCGGACGAGATGGATTAGCTGCTAGCGCCCTTCTCTTCCATAGTTATGCTGATGTCATACAATTAAGGCGTTTTACGGAAGGTGCCTCTAACCAAGAGGTACAAATTGCTAAGCTAGAACGCATGAAACAATTTGCGGAAGCTACAACCTGCAGGCGTAAAATATTATTAAGTTATTTTGGAGAACTACTAGCCGAAAATTGTGGTAATTGTGATGTTTGTAAAAGTCCGCCTCAAGTTTTTGACGGTACTGTTATTGCTCAAAAAATATTATCTACGATTGCCAGAGTAAAGGAAACTGAGGCAACAGGTGTTATTATAGATGTCTTACGAGGTGCAAAAAATGCTGCTATTATTGAAAAAGGTTTAGAGACTATAAAAACCTATGGAATAGGGCATGATATTTCTTGGAAAGATTGGCAGCATTACATTATCCAATTAATTAATCAAGGGTATGCCGAGATCGCATTTCAAAACCATAATGCCTTACAGTTAACCGCTTTTTCTAAAAATGTACTCTTCAATGCAGCTAAAGTTTCATTAACTAAACCTATAGAAGCGCTAGAAAAAATTGGTAATCCGAAAGAAAAAGCAACTAAAAAGAAGAAAACTGGAGACTTATTTGAACGTTTACGCATATTAAGACACAAGATAGCTTTAGACGAAGACATTCCAGCGTATTTAGTTTTTAGCGACGCTACTCTACAGGCCATAGAGCAATTTAGGCCAATGACTGATGACGAATTTCTAGAAATTAGCGGAGTTGGTCAACGAAAGCTGGAGGTATATGGAGATTTGTTTATTAACGAAATCATAGCGTTTAATAAAGAGAAGAAAGATAAAAAAACAGACACGCATAAGGTCACTTATGAACTGTACCAGCAGGGCTTAACCATAGATGAAATTTCTGAGAAAAGAAACTTAAAATCTACCACAGTATACTCACATATTGCTAAATTATACGGAGATGGAAAGCCTATTAATATTTATGATTTTGTAACCAAGAGTGAAGTTGAAGCTGTAAAAAAGGCTAAAATAGCTTTGGAAGAACCCGCAACTCTAAAACCATATTTTGATCATTTTGAGGAACAATTAGATTATTTCAAAATTCGATTAGCATTAGCGGTACTTGATAAAGAAAAATAA
- a CDS encoding cold-shock protein: MARAQETFGKKEREKKRLKKREEKAKKKEQRKASGDQDSMFVYVDENGHLVDTPPDPSKKVKVDAESIVLGIPKKEESDEVIDPVRKGRVEFFNDSKGYGFIKDTETQEKFFVHVQGCLEEIKENNMVQFELERGMKGMNAVRVKKV; the protein is encoded by the coding sequence ATGGCGAGAGCACAAGAAACCTTTGGTAAAAAAGAACGAGAGAAGAAGCGTTTAAAAAAACGTGAAGAAAAGGCCAAGAAAAAAGAGCAACGTAAAGCAAGCGGTGACCAAGATAGTATGTTTGTTTACGTAGATGAGAACGGACATTTAGTAGATACCCCTCCGGATCCATCCAAAAAAGTTAAAGTAGACGCTGAGAGTATTGTTCTAGGTATACCTAAGAAGGAAGAAAGTGACGAAGTAATAGATCCAGTACGTAAAGGTCGTGTAGAGTTTTTCAACGATTCTAAAGGATACGGATTTATAAAAGATACAGAAACACAAGAAAAATTCTTTGTACATGTTCAAGGTTGCCTTGAAGAGATCAAAGAAAATAACATGGTTCAATTTGAACTTGAAAGAGGCATGAAAGGAATGAATGCTGTTAGAGTTAAGAAAGTTTAA
- a CDS encoding nucleotidyltransferase family protein, with the protein MKKVALLVLAAGASSRMQTHIKQLLPWKNSTFLENALATAKDTEADQVFVVLGANYELIVSKANFDGVSLIRNENWQLGIGSSIAKGVAHLNNLTEKYDAILVSLADQPLVDASYYNQMITAFKNSNEHLVATNYGAKKGVPALFAKEYFVPLTHLNQDFGAQKLLNDKNALSINSSINNIDIDTWEDYQLLLNKID; encoded by the coding sequence ATGAAAAAAGTAGCACTATTGGTTTTAGCTGCAGGAGCATCGTCAAGAATGCAAACCCATATAAAACAACTCTTACCTTGGAAAAATAGCACATTTCTTGAGAATGCGCTAGCTACCGCTAAGGATACTGAGGCAGACCAAGTTTTTGTTGTGTTGGGGGCTAATTATGAATTGATTGTTTCAAAGGCAAATTTTGACGGAGTGTCCCTTATAAGAAATGAAAACTGGCAATTGGGTATAGGAAGTTCTATAGCAAAAGGTGTGGCTCATTTAAACAACTTAACAGAAAAATATGATGCAATCTTGGTGAGTTTAGCAGATCAACCTTTAGTGGATGCTTCTTATTATAATCAGATGATTACAGCATTTAAGAATTCAAATGAACATCTGGTGGCTACCAATTACGGAGCTAAAAAAGGAGTGCCGGCGTTATTCGCGAAAGAATATTTTGTACCACTCACACACCTAAATCAAGATTTTGGCGCACAAAAACTTTTAAATGATAAAAATGCACTCAGTATTAATAGTTCAATAAATAATATTGATATTGATACTTGGGAAGATTATCAATTGTTACTTAATAAAATAGATTAA
- a CDS encoding XdhC family protein: MTHEFKKIVAAYQTARDQGIKTVLATVVALEGSSYRKPGVRMLLLEGGSMIGAVSGGCVEKEILVQSQSVFKTEIPKVMTYDGRYRLGCEGVLYILLEPFSLSDLFVDTFNKALKGRITFKITSFYKKEAIEEIGLGTKVQFQNSSYPVSLRHPLNTALRILEERMMPCFKLLVIGAEHDAVVLSAMAGLMGWEVIVVAHPSEGKSISDFPGITEFIRSAPESFQPIGVDQQTALVLMNHSYAKDLLYLQALQDSSPIYIGILGPMHRREKLLNELIEKNPEVSEEFISAIHGPSGLNIGSITPQEIALSILAEIMAVIRNENPMFLRDKVNQSSN, from the coding sequence ATGACGCATGAATTTAAAAAAATAGTAGCGGCGTATCAAACCGCTAGGGATCAGGGTATAAAGACAGTTTTAGCGACGGTTGTTGCTTTAGAGGGTTCTTCTTATAGAAAACCGGGGGTACGAATGTTATTATTAGAAGGAGGTAGCATGATTGGTGCTGTAAGCGGTGGCTGTGTAGAAAAAGAAATTTTAGTACAATCTCAATCTGTTTTTAAAACAGAAATTCCTAAAGTAATGACTTATGATGGTCGGTATCGTTTAGGGTGCGAAGGTGTGTTATACATTTTATTAGAACCTTTTAGTTTGTCAGACTTATTTGTAGATACGTTTAATAAGGCGCTTAAGGGTAGAATTACTTTTAAGATTACTTCATTTTATAAAAAAGAAGCTATAGAAGAAATTGGTTTGGGAACAAAAGTACAATTCCAAAATAGTAGCTATCCTGTTAGTCTTAGGCATCCTCTAAATACAGCGCTTAGAATTTTGGAAGAACGGATGATGCCATGTTTTAAACTGTTGGTTATTGGAGCGGAACATGATGCTGTTGTTTTGTCTGCTATGGCAGGTTTAATGGGTTGGGAGGTTATTGTCGTTGCGCATCCTTCAGAAGGTAAATCAATCTCAGATTTTCCTGGTATTACAGAATTTATAAGGAGTGCTCCTGAAAGTTTTCAACCTATTGGGGTAGACCAGCAAACAGCACTTGTTTTAATGAATCATAGTTATGCTAAGGATTTGTTGTATTTGCAAGCCTTGCAAGATAGTTCTCCTATCTATATTGGTATTTTAGGACCAATGCACCGTCGGGAAAAGTTGTTAAATGAACTTATTGAGAAAAATCCAGAAGTTTCAGAAGAATTTATAAGTGCTATTCATGGTCCATCCGGACTTAATATAGGTTCTATAACTCCTCAAGAAATAGCGTTGTCAATTTTAGCTGAGATTATGGCGGTAATTAGGAATGAAAATCCAATGTTTCTGAGAGATAAGGTAAATCAATCTTCAAATTAA
- a CDS encoding vWA domain-containing protein has protein sequence MKILFKSSIYLIVLFTLFSCGNADNDVFFNPSSGSDLGEGSTVDPCLDLGDSQLTLSIQDQFTTLPGKVSIFFKVSDTEGNPVPGLTANQFTIYEQGRNDDCFNKISTSEAQARISPNAQIFNNSTLLVLDLSNSVLSSSLQELKTASVSFVNNVMPEVESESNKMAIYWFDGEDELHLLNDLTSSKEDLIASIDAITDDISNDPSTDLYGAVIKSTEKAEKLIKETKNNDIIGAASIVIFTDGTDQASRYTEKAALDKVKNASLNISYFTIGLGSEIDTEVLASIGKTSSVFAGNKAELETTFNDISYLVSQRANSFYLFEYCSPKRDGSGDNNLAIQVTSGSLQGAVQTKFSANGFTGGCE, from the coding sequence ATGAAAATATTATTTAAGTCATCAATTTATCTTATCGTTTTGTTTACGCTATTTTCTTGTGGAAATGCTGATAACGATGTTTTTTTTAACCCAAGCTCAGGTTCAGATTTAGGGGAAGGATCTACTGTAGATCCTTGTTTAGATTTAGGAGACAGTCAACTTACCCTATCTATACAAGATCAATTTACTACACTACCTGGAAAAGTTTCTATATTCTTTAAAGTATCAGATACAGAAGGTAATCCTGTACCAGGACTAACAGCTAATCAATTCACCATTTACGAGCAAGGTAGAAATGATGATTGTTTTAATAAAATTTCTACTTCAGAAGCACAAGCAAGGATTTCTCCTAATGCACAAATATTTAATAACAGCACATTATTAGTTTTAGATTTAAGTAATAGTGTATTAAGCAGTAGTCTACAAGAATTGAAAACTGCCTCAGTTAGTTTTGTCAATAATGTAATGCCAGAAGTAGAATCTGAATCTAACAAAATGGCAATCTATTGGTTTGATGGCGAAGATGAGCTTCATTTACTAAATGATCTCACCTCTTCTAAGGAAGATTTAATTGCTTCTATTGATGCTATTACAGATGATATTAGTAATGACCCATCTACAGATTTATATGGTGCGGTAATAAAATCTACTGAAAAAGCAGAAAAATTAATTAAAGAAACAAAAAATAATGATATTATTGGTGCTGCTTCAATTGTAATATTTACTGATGGAACGGATCAAGCATCTCGTTATACCGAAAAGGCTGCTTTAGACAAAGTAAAGAATGCAAGCTTGAATATTTCATACTTTACAATTGGCTTAGGTAGTGAGATAGATACAGAGGTATTAGCGAGCATAGGAAAAACATCTAGTGTATTTGCAGGTAATAAAGCAGAACTAGAAACAACGTTTAATGACATTTCTTATTTGGTATCGCAAAGAGCAAATAGCTTCTATCTTTTTGAATATTGTAGTCCAAAACGTGATGGTAGTGGCGACAATAATTTAGCGATACAAGTAACATCAGGTAGTTTACAAGGTGCTGTACAAACAAAATTTAGTGCAAATGGTTTTACTGGTGGTTGTGAATAA
- a CDS encoding OmpA/MotB family protein, with translation MKKLSVITVLSIVAFSSCVSKKKYVALESDLNNTKSILTKTQVEKEDLEAKMTKIEARVTEYNDKINSLKEVNDSQYSSVDDITVMSNKTKEKMKATLSKVDPALLANAKTMEDSINLAISYNLKKSIADDEDDVNINIDKTVVMINISDKLLFNSGSYTVSNKANNILKKIADVINSEPSMEVMVEGHTDSRTIQTPMFQDNWDLSVKRATSVVRILQKKYNVAPEKLIASGRSSFLPLVENDSKENRSKNRRTRIVIIPNLDKFFALLDSENL, from the coding sequence ATGAAAAAATTATCTGTAATCACCGTTTTATCGATTGTTGCTTTTAGCTCATGTGTATCGAAGAAAAAATATGTAGCATTAGAATCTGATCTAAATAATACAAAAAGCATTTTAACTAAGACTCAAGTTGAAAAAGAAGACCTTGAAGCTAAAATGACTAAAATTGAAGCTAGAGTAACTGAGTATAATGATAAAATAAATTCATTAAAAGAAGTAAACGATTCTCAGTATAGTTCTGTTGATGATATTACTGTTATGAGTAATAAGACTAAAGAGAAAATGAAAGCTACTTTAAGTAAAGTAGATCCAGCTCTTTTAGCAAACGCTAAAACAATGGAAGATTCTATTAACTTGGCAATTTCTTATAACTTAAAGAAATCTATCGCTGACGATGAAGATGATGTGAATATCAATATTGACAAAACTGTTGTAATGATTAACATTTCTGATAAATTACTTTTTAACAGTGGTAGCTATACGGTTAGTAACAAAGCAAATAATATCCTTAAGAAAATTGCTGATGTTATCAATTCTGAACCAAGTATGGAAGTTATGGTTGAAGGTCATACAGATTCTAGAACTATACAAACTCCAATGTTTCAAGACAACTGGGATTTAAGTGTAAAAAGAGCAACCTCTGTAGTTCGTATTTTACAGAAAAAATATAATGTAGCTCCTGAGAAGCTAATTGCTTCAGGAAGAAGTAGTTTTTTACCTTTAGTTGAAAATGACTCTAAAGAAAATAGATCTAAAAACAGAAGAACAAGAATAGTTATTATTCCTAACTTAGATAAATTCTTTGCTTTATTAGATTCTGAAAATCTATAA
- a CDS encoding M14 family metallopeptidase: MKLQLLLITLIVSLTASCQSKIKGESAKTNPVMQTNITTELYDTYDAYKEPTLTKRRIKHNEIQPLIDKFRTKEGYTVKKVGTSIEGRPLSLISVGSGETNVFLWSQMHGDEPTATQAIFDILNFLDSNEFQTEKESILSNLTLHFLPMLNPDGAEVFTRRNTLGIDINRDALALQSPEGRTLKKVRDSLNADFGFNLHDQSTYYNAERTDKPATISYLAPAYNYEKEINDVRGNAMKIIVFMNRIIQNYAPGQVGRYNDDFEPRAFGDNIQKWGTSAILIESGGYKNDTEKQEIRKLNYVSILSAIYTISTKSYSEIAIADYDKIPENDRKLFDLKIENINYELLGKTYTLDLGIQRFETDKLNHQDFWVSSNIVEQGDLSTYYGYETFDASGYTATLGKLYPKRIATMTEFLKLDAYELLKQGYLYVVVDGIPEKITESPMPLNITRGTYKTAATLRLAVGVNPSFLLEKNGSLDYAIVNGYLIDLKLKKGAFKNALILK, translated from the coding sequence ATGAAATTACAGCTTCTTTTAATCACACTTATTGTGAGCTTAACTGCTTCTTGCCAATCAAAAATAAAAGGAGAGAGTGCAAAAACAAATCCGGTTATGCAAACCAATATAACAACGGAACTCTATGATACCTATGATGCTTATAAAGAACCAACCTTAACTAAAAGAAGAATAAAGCATAATGAAATTCAACCTTTAATAGACAAGTTTAGAACTAAAGAGGGGTATACCGTTAAAAAAGTGGGAACCTCTATAGAGGGTAGGCCATTATCTCTCATAAGTGTAGGTAGTGGTGAGACCAATGTTTTTCTATGGTCTCAAATGCATGGAGATGAGCCTACAGCTACGCAAGCTATTTTTGATATTCTTAATTTTTTAGATAGTAATGAGTTTCAAACAGAGAAAGAATCAATTTTGAGTAACTTAACATTACACTTTTTACCCATGTTAAACCCTGATGGAGCAGAGGTGTTTACGCGTAGAAATACGCTAGGAATAGATATAAATAGAGATGCACTTGCTTTACAGTCACCAGAAGGAAGAACATTAAAAAAGGTAAGAGACAGTTTAAATGCAGACTTCGGATTCAATTTGCATGATCAAAGTACTTATTACAATGCAGAACGTACCGATAAACCTGCTACAATTTCATATTTAGCACCTGCTTATAATTATGAAAAAGAGATTAATGATGTACGTGGTAATGCCATGAAAATAATTGTTTTTATGAATAGAATAATTCAGAATTATGCCCCAGGCCAAGTAGGAAGATATAATGATGATTTTGAGCCAAGAGCATTTGGAGATAATATTCAAAAATGGGGGACAAGTGCTATCTTAATAGAATCTGGAGGCTATAAAAACGATACAGAAAAACAAGAAATTAGAAAACTGAATTATGTATCTATCTTATCAGCTATATATACAATATCTACCAAAAGTTATTCAGAGATTGCTATAGCGGACTATGATAAAATACCAGAGAATGATCGTAAGCTTTTCGATTTAAAAATAGAAAACATAAATTATGAGCTTTTAGGAAAGACGTATACTTTGGACTTAGGGATTCAAAGATTTGAAACGGATAAACTTAACCACCAAGATTTCTGGGTTTCCAGTAATATTGTAGAACAAGGTGATTTGTCTACCTATTATGGGTATGAAACCTTTGATGCTTCTGGTTATACCGCAACCCTAGGTAAACTGTACCCAAAGCGTATAGCCACTATGACAGAGTTTTTAAAATTAGATGCTTACGAGTTATTAAAACAGGGGTATTTGTATGTTGTTGTAGACGGAATTCCTGAAAAAATTACGGAATCTCCTATGCCTTTGAATATTACAAGAGGTACTTATAAAACCGCAGCAACGTTAAGATTAGCAGTAGGAGTTAACCCTTCTTTTTTATTAGAAAAAAATGGATCTTTAGACTACGCTATTGTTAATGGGTATTTAATAGATTTAAAATTAAAGAAAGGCGCCTTCAAAAATGCTTTAATTTTAAAGTAA
- a CDS encoding peptidoglycan recognition protein family protein produces the protein MKKYLLYIVLFFTVVSCAIKRTIVEKPILFDAEREQLTLEYMKDRYGIETPTSTIAPKMVVLHWTVIPTLEGSYKAFYDAKLPNWRPDLENVSGLNVSSQFLVDQDGTIYQLLPETTMARHVIGLNHCAIGVENVGGAEDMPLTRKQLKSNIWLVKYLKEKYDIDYVIGHYEYTNFEDHELWLEKDASYRTAKSDPGERFMRKVRRATRKLEFKSVPKKINKK, from the coding sequence ATGAAAAAATATCTTTTGTATATAGTGCTGTTCTTTACGGTGGTGTCTTGTGCTATAAAACGAACAATAGTAGAGAAACCCATACTTTTTGATGCTGAGCGGGAGCAGCTAACTTTGGAATATATGAAAGATAGGTATGGTATTGAAACGCCTACATCAACTATAGCTCCTAAGATGGTTGTACTTCATTGGACTGTTATTCCTACTTTAGAAGGGTCATACAAAGCTTTTTATGATGCTAAGCTACCTAATTGGCGACCAGATTTAGAAAATGTAAGCGGGTTAAATGTCTCTTCACAATTTTTAGTAGATCAGGATGGTACCATTTATCAATTATTACCAGAAACAACAATGGCGCGCCATGTTATTGGTTTAAATCATTGTGCTATTGGTGTAGAAAATGTTGGTGGAGCAGAAGATATGCCACTGACAAGAAAACAATTAAAATCTAATATTTGGTTGGTAAAATATTTGAAAGAAAAATATGATATCGACTATGTAATTGGTCATTATGAATATACTAATTTTGAGGACCATGAATTATGGCTCGAGAAGGATGCTTCGTATCGCACGGCTAAATCAGACCCAGGAGAACGATTTATGAGAAAAGTACGCAGGGCAACTCGAAAATTAGAATTTAAATCAGTTCCAAAAAAAATAAATAAAAAATGA
- a CDS encoding 3D domain-containing protein: MLFALVLLVGCNGEEKQQLDLHDWQPINVTVTAYNSLPRQTTALNANIAAWGDTLKPGMKTIAVSRDLMRKGLKYNTMVRIDTFPDTFLVKDKMHFRHRNKIDVYMGVNKRKAKEWGKKKLTIFYLKEKDSSLLSAALK, encoded by the coding sequence ATGTTATTTGCACTGGTTTTGCTGGTTGGGTGCAATGGAGAAGAAAAGCAGCAATTAGATTTGCATGATTGGCAACCTATTAATGTAACCGTAACTGCTTATAATTCTTTGCCAAGGCAAACCACCGCTTTAAATGCTAATATTGCAGCTTGGGGAGACACACTAAAACCAGGAATGAAAACTATTGCAGTTTCTAGAGATTTAATGAGAAAGGGACTGAAGTATAATACTATGGTGCGGATAGATACCTTTCCAGATACATTTTTGGTAAAGGATAAAATGCACTTTAGACACCGAAATAAAATAGATGTTTATATGGGAGTTAATAAGAGAAAAGCAAAAGAATGGGGTAAAAAAAAACTAACTATTTTTTATTTAAAAGAAAAAGATAGTAGTCTTTTGTCTGCTGCATTAAAATAA
- a CDS encoding serine hydrolase domain-containing protein translates to MRIFKMMLLFLLLALLVIGYLNYPKLNLIAGFASKNMASSIFIGKRTAASVAKNDNNVPLIKLADVKVAKNSTTGTVFGLMPRKTVYREGLGCVLVNDTYDENKPYLQPNRAITKATNFPFDSSKPADILFNHVDFPKLNTAIAHSFSDAEVKKTRTVLVYHKGKIIAEKYADGFNKDSRILGWSMTKSILATLYGMLEYEGKIDLNTPAPILAWQNDERKNITLNHLLRMQSGLAWDENYTTISDVTKMLFLDSDMTKAQVEKEAVAKPTETWNYSSGTSNLLSGILRDRFANRQDYLDFPYKTLIDKIGMNSMLLEADMDGNYIASSYSWATTRDWAKFGILYLNKGNWNGTQLFDENWVNYITTPTKNSEGVYGAHFWLNAGGKFPDVPRDMFSANGFQGQYVFVIPSKDLVVVRMGLAENPTFDVNEFLSEIISAINE, encoded by the coding sequence ATGAGAATTTTCAAAATGATGTTGCTTTTTCTTCTTCTTGCATTACTTGTGATTGGATACTTAAACTATCCCAAATTAAATTTAATTGCTGGTTTTGCATCAAAAAATATGGCTTCTAGCATTTTTATCGGTAAAAGAACAGCTGCATCCGTAGCTAAAAATGATAACAATGTACCTCTTATAAAATTAGCAGATGTGAAAGTAGCTAAAAATAGTACAACAGGAACAGTGTTTGGATTAATGCCTCGAAAAACAGTTTATAGAGAAGGTTTGGGCTGTGTATTAGTTAATGATACCTATGACGAAAACAAACCTTATTTACAACCAAACAGAGCAATTACAAAAGCTACAAACTTTCCTTTTGATAGCTCAAAACCTGCAGATATCTTATTTAATCATGTAGATTTTCCTAAATTAAATACCGCAATAGCACACAGTTTTTCAGATGCTGAGGTAAAGAAAACGCGTACGGTATTAGTCTATCATAAAGGAAAAATTATTGCTGAAAAATATGCTGATGGTTTTAATAAAGATTCGCGGATATTAGGATGGTCTATGACTAAAAGTATTTTAGCTACTTTATATGGAATGTTGGAATATGAAGGTAAAATAGATTTAAATACTCCTGCACCTATACTTGCTTGGCAAAATGATGAACGAAAAAATATTACTTTAAACCATTTATTACGCATGCAAAGCGGACTTGCTTGGGATGAAAATTACACAACAATTTCTGATGTAACAAAAATGCTTTTTTTAGATAGTGACATGACGAAAGCTCAAGTAGAAAAAGAAGCTGTAGCCAAACCAACGGAAACGTGGAATTACTCTTCAGGAACTTCAAATTTGTTATCTGGAATTTTAAGAGATCGGTTTGCCAATCGTCAGGATTATTTAGATTTTCCATATAAAACTTTAATCGATAAAATTGGAATGAATTCTATGCTATTGGAAGCAGATATGGATGGTAATTATATAGCATCTTCTTATTCTTGGGCAACCACGCGTGATTGGGCTAAATTTGGCATTTTATACCTTAACAAAGGAAATTGGAACGGTACGCAGTTATTTGATGAGAACTGGGTTAACTATATCACCACGCCAACAAAAAACTCTGAGGGTGTGTATGGTGCACATTTCTGGCTAAATGCCGGGGGTAAGTTTCCCGATGTACCCAGAGATATGTTTTCTGCTAACGGGTTTCAAGGACAATATGTATTTGTCATCCCATCTAAAGATTTAGTTGTCGTAAGAATGGGACTAGCCGAAAACCCTACTTTTGATGTTAATGAATTTTTAAGTGAGATTATAAGTGCTATAAACGAGTAA
- a CDS encoding DEAD/DEAH box helicase has product MSFKKLQPELKEVLANQGITKYTEFQKAVLSKIKGGASVFGIAPEGAGKTTAIVIAVLQKLECKPFEDAPRALIFVKDKKSALELAAEFDKYIRRMDLRVYCAYDEQNLEDQRADIYDGVDVVIATPKRLNKIFYLNGINLGALKMFMVEDAEFLIKASAYSDLIRTPESLEKCQYVVFGTEFDERMTRMQDAFMANAHIVETK; this is encoded by the coding sequence ATGTCGTTTAAAAAATTACAACCAGAATTAAAAGAAGTTTTAGCTAATCAAGGAATTACGAAGTATACAGAATTTCAAAAAGCAGTACTTTCCAAAATAAAGGGCGGTGCAAGTGTTTTTGGGATTGCACCAGAAGGTGCAGGTAAAACTACAGCTATTGTTATTGCAGTTCTCCAAAAATTAGAATGTAAGCCTTTTGAAGATGCTCCTCGAGCATTGATTTTTGTAAAAGATAAAAAATCTGCCCTTGAGTTGGCAGCAGAGTTTGATAAGTATATACGAAGAATGGATTTGCGGGTGTATTGTGCATACGATGAGCAAAATTTAGAGGACCAACGTGCCGATATTTATGATGGTGTAGATGTGGTTATAGCAACACCAAAACGTTTGAATAAAATATTCTATTTAAACGGAATTAATCTAGGAGCTCTTAAGATGTTTATGGTTGAAGATGCGGAGTTTTTAATTAAAGCTAGTGCATATTCTGATTTGATTAGAACACCAGAAAGTCTTGAGAAATGTCAATATGTAGTTTTTGGAACTGAATTTGATGAACGTATGACGCGCATGCAAGATGCATTTATGGCGAATGCCCACATTGTAGAAACAAAATAA